From the genome of Ziziphus jujuba cultivar Dongzao chromosome 6, ASM3175591v1, one region includes:
- the LOC107429965 gene encoding replication factor C subunit 2 gives MAWSTSSSNSNSYDIPWVEKYRPNKVADIVGNEDAVSRLQVIAHDGNMPNLILSGPPGTGKTTSILALAHELLGPSYKEAVLELNASDDRGIDVVRNKIKMFAQKKVTLPPGRHKIVILDEADSMTSGAQQALRRTMEIYSNSTRFTLACNTSSKIIEPIQSRCAIVRFSRLSDQEIFGRLMVVVEAEKVPYVPEGLEAIIFTADGDMRQALNNLQATNSGFRFVNQENVFKVCDQPHPLHVKNMVRNVLEGKFDDACSGLKQLYDMGYSPTDIITTFFRIIKNYDMAEYLKLEFMKETGFAHMRICDGVGSYLQLCGLLAKLSLVRETAKAA, from the exons ATGGCGTGGTCGACTTCGTCGAGCAACAGCAACAGCTACGACATTCCGTGGGTAGAGAAGTACAGGCCGAACAAGGTCGCTGACATTGTGGGCAACGAAGACGCCGTCTCGAGGCTCCAAGTTATTGCTCACGACGGCAACATGCCCAACCTAATATTATCC GGTCCTCCTGGAACTGGTAAAACCACAAGTATACTGGCTCTTGCTCATGAGTTGCTGGGACCAAGTTATAAAGAGGCTGTATTGGAGCTGAATGCTTCTGACGACAG AGGTATAGATGTTGTGaggaacaaaattaaaatgtttgcccaaaaaaaagtcACACTGCCTCCTGGGCGGCACAAGATTGTAATATTGGATGAAGCTGACAG CATGACATCTGGAGCACAACAAGCTTTGAGGAGGACGATGGAAATTTATTCAAACTCCACACGCTTTACTCTTGCATGCAATACTTCTTCGAAAATTATCGAGCCCATTCAGAGTAGATGTGCCATTGTTCGATTTTCTAGATTATCTGATCAAGAGATATTTGGTCGCCTGATGGTGGTTGTTGAAGCAGAAAAG GTTCCCTATGTCCCGGAAGGTCTTGAAGCCATCATTTTCACTGCTGATGGAGATATGAGGCAGGCCTTGAATAATTTGCAAGCTACAAACAGTGGATTCCGGTTTGTCAACCAAGAAAATGTTTTCAAG GTTTGTGACCAGCCTCATCCATTGCATGTGAAGAACATGGTGCGTAATGTACTTGAAGGGAAATTTGATGATGCCTGTTCTGGTCTCAAACAGCTCTATGACATGGGCTACTCCCCCACTGACATAATCACAACTTTTTTCCGTATCATTAAAAATTACGATATGGCTGAGTATTTGAAATTGGAATTCATGAAG GAAACTGGGTTTGCTCATATGAGAATATGCGATGGAGTTGGTTCTTATCTTCAGTTATGTGGTCTTCTGGCTAAGCTTTCTCTGGTTCGTGAAACAGCCAAAGCGGCATGA
- the LOC107429966 gene encoding large ribosomal subunit protein eL24-like translates to MVLKTELCRFSGAKIYPGKGIRFIRSDSQVFLFANSKCKRYFHNRLKPSKLTWTAMYRKQHKKDIAAEAVKKKRRATKKPYSRSIVGATLEVIQKKRSEKPEVRDAAREAALREIKERIKKTKDEKKAKKAELAKAQKSQTKGNVTKVAAPKGPKLGGGGGKR, encoded by the exons ATGGTTCTCaa GACTGAACTGTGCCGTTTCAGCGGTGCCAAGATATACCCTGGTAAGGGTATCAGATTCATTCGCTCTGATTCTcag GTCTTCCTCTTTGCTAATTCAAAATGCAAGAGGTATTTTCATAACCGCTTGAAGCCTTCCAAGCTTACCTGGACAGCAATGTACAGAAAACAGCATAAGAAG GACATTGCGGCTGAAGCTGTGAAGAAGAAGCGCCGTGCCACCAAGAAGCCTTATTCAAGGTCCATAGTTGGTGCCACATTGGAAGTTATACAAAAGAAAAGATCCGAGAAGCCAGAGGTCAGAGATGCAGCTCGTGAAGCCGCACTCCG TGAAATTAAGGAGAGGATAAAAAAAACCAAGGATGAGAAGAAGGCTAAGAAAGCAGAGTTGGCCAAGGCACAGAAGTCTCAGACCAAGGGTAACGTGACAAAGGTTGCAGCCCCAAAGGGCCCTAAGCTTGGAGGTGGTGGTGGGAAGCGGTGA